The genomic window acatttagGAGTTTACAATTTATTCAAGattatcatatttttacatgaaCTTGTGAATGAATGAGTACCAAAATGAAAAGCTTAAATCAATATtttagattaaataaataaaaaataaatagtgtgACAATCTGTAGGTGTTTGATTATTAGGGCCCATCATTAGCCTGAGGTGAGATTTCATGCGACTGATTGGCCCTGTAGGTTTTATGATATACCCAAAATGCAGTTCAAGTTATGGTTGTTGCATTGCTTCCTTAAAAACTAGCTGGTGATCCTGCATATTCTTGCCCATATCTTCAGCTGCCTCCACCTGCCTCCATGGTCCACCATGGAAACTACTGCATGTCATTGAGACTGATGCCACTATTATTTACTCTTTTTAACGCACTTTAACTCATCAAAATATGTAGATTAAATCAACATGCTTTATAGGCTATGAGAGCCTTATGTCCTTATATGATACAAGAGACTACGTTTTACACGTGCTAACCTCAGTCATTCAAGTTGCATCCCCAACTAATTGCATGAGGGTTGTTTAACTTTCTCACTTCATTTCAGCTTAACTGATATTTTAGGACTGTAGGACGGTTACACTTTTAATTGAAGAGGTACTGAGATATAACACTTTCATACCTCCGTTAGGAATTTAATCTCTTTACGAGGTAGGAGTAAGTTTGTTAAGCAAGTTATGACAAGTTAATTCATGCCAAAGTCTGCCAAATGCATCTCTCccttataaaaaacaaaacagttgaccaaaataaaaattactgGGTTTTCAAATAAGCTTTTgccaagaaaataaaacattgattaACATTGATCAAGCTTTGGTAAATTGGATGCAGACTTTAGTTGTAATTATACTCCTCAGAATTTGTATTTCGCACCTATAACTAAATCACTGGTTAATCTTTAGATTATGCATAACTTCAGTGATGTTTTAATACTAAATGAATGTAAAAGCTTGCATCTGTGTATGATCTTTACTTCGCTACTTGTTCTCTGTGCTATCATACCACACACATTCAAAAGTCGAGATTTCAGGCtacaacaaagtaaaaaaagtataaagACTGAACCTGAGGAGTACTTATCAGCCACTCATTCGTCCATCACTACAGTGCAAAGTTAAATACAAGTATGGGACTAAAACTAACTAAAACCTTATCTGTCTATCAAAAATATACACTTTACTGTATCATGTATTTCCAGAAAAGGCCACTTGTATATCCAGGTTTAAACTTGCTAAAAAAATAACtatcaaaactaaatagaaACTTATGGGTCTTTGAGGGTCTGATTTGAAATGATACTGAATTTATTGTTTAATTTCTAAATATTCTTCAGTGCAACTCTGGCATTTCATAGACTGGCATTAAGAAAACAGTTAGTAGCTTCTCAGACAATGCATCCACATATACCATGAAGAAGCTTAGTAACAACATAAGAATATTCAAATACTATATGTTATAAGCTGAATTCAAAGTTCCACTGCATGTTTTAATATGGCAGTATcttatgtatttgtttgaatTACATGttactttttgttgtttgtctaATGTAATTTTTACCTTTTACCATAACTGCAGTCACTGTTACTGCAGACATTTTAAACCTCACCATAACCTGTTCATACTTGTCTATGTTTAGCCATAGTCATTTCCTTAAAATAATTTGAAACACAAGGATCCTCTGGACACTGATTGTTGAGGGTAACTCTTGCATTTGTACTGTGAATGCAAAACGATGGCTTCTTTTAGCAGCCACCATTTCCTCTACTCCTGTCCAACTCTGTAAAAATACCCGCCTCCTAACAGAAAGACATTTACAACCTAAAACAAAAGGGGTGTTCACATGACATGGAATGGCATAGGGAAGAGATGAAGATGATTTCATGGTTTGTGCAAAATCCAGAAATGATTTGCTCATTTCTTTAACAACATAAAGGAGGACGCATCACTTCAAGCAAAtattttctctgtcaatatatattttctatattttctcAAAACACATATCTCTCAATTAATCCTCTCAAGTCTTTGTATTCCCTGCCTTTCATAAATAATCAgtgaaattatacaaaatatcaaCAGTACATATTACAGGTTCAATTCAAAGTAGCTATCACATACATGGCATTGGTTATTTAATATTTCTGTGCGTTTTTAAAGGCAATAAGCCGTTTATATTTATCGTGAAGGAGGTACCTCACTCCACTTCCTGTTAAAGTGTCATTAGAGATGCCCAGTCTTAGAAtcctgaggtcaaaggtcatcagATGTTCCGGTTGACTGCCTGCTCCTTCTCCATCTTGTCTTTGGCCTTCTCCTTCTCCATCAGTTTCTCCTCCTTCTGCAGCATCACCATGATGTCGGCCACCTGCGACGTGGAGATGTCGATGTCCTCTTTGTCGATCAGCTCCACCACCTGGACACAAACAGGAAAGAGTGTAATCACAACAAAATTTAATGGATAAACCTAGATATGAAGAGGACGTAAAGCGAGTCGAAATATCATGCATtcaaaaagaaatgaaatatttaaaactacGAGGAGGAGGATTCAAACTATGTATATATTCACTAATGTCACATAATGATTAGTTGTTCCCTTTTCATATCCACAAATATTGACATACAGTTATAAGATACCGCATCAGTAATTTACTTCAACCTATCTCTCAAGGTTTTACGTGTAAAGAATTATGaaaaagtttttaattttgatctTCTTACATATCTGTACAATTACCAAAATTCTCCTTTGTTTGAGATTAAAAACTCATTTAATCATTGGCTACAAGAATGGCATAAATTAATGCAGTTTATAAGAGAGTGCATTAGGGGAGCtatttaatcttttttgttcTATAACCCCTTCACAACAAACTGAGCTGCTTGATGATCCCATACCTTGATAACATCGTCTATGTCGATCTTGCCATCTTTGTTGTCATCCAGTGCGTCGGCAATGCTCTGCAGTTTGTGTTCGGGGATATTTTGAATCTGCCTCATGACTCCGATCAGCTCGTCGATGCTCACCAAATTCTCCCTAAAGGCGTAGAACAGACTGCATACAGGAGACGGTGACAGCACGGACACAGGTAAGCAGGTGGTGGAGAATTAGATGcaacattaaacattacatGACGCTTCCCAGATCACACCAATTTAACTACATTAGATGGATAGAATCAGTAAAGGGTTTTTATTACTGTAATGCATTGTGGCTGGATAACGCAATGgccaagtacattttttttactgatatGGCTAATGTCTTGCACAATATTGCAATTATTCTGTTATGTTTTTTGCCTATTGACGTAATTCTCCAGGCACAAGGGATCAATAAAGGTACAGGTAAATATTTAAGGTAGCAGATTCTCAATGTATATTATGTCTCCTATATTGATCCTACTAGTAATCGATGTTCAAAGCTCCTATGTTTATGGTAATAATGTTTTAcctatgaaacttttttttttggcttgatTTTGAACAATTTAAACATGCAACAGCAAATTTGAGGCACAAGGCAATTCTATAAACCTATTGGGAGATTTTGCAGGACAGAAAGGTTGACCAAATATGTAGTACATTATACAACGTTAGAAAAGTGCATTCAAAAATCACCCCATGTGAAGGTGAAGATTACACCTCTGCAAACCAGGGTCAATCCAGCACTGAATAATCTAGTTGTCTTTCCAACCATTAACCAGTCCCAGTAAGACCATGTTGAGTGTTTTGTAAACTATACTACATACGTCTAAAAATGATGTGAACATGTGAACGGAGGGATGCAATGTTAGTATTTAACAGGCAAATAGGAGGAACCACGGTGATCTTACCTTGTAGCATCACTATATTTAGTAAGGAACAATCTGGAAAATTGtaatatgtttttgtcatttatctGGGAAACCTTTAGCTTCAGTATCTCCACCaccattttacataaatatcaTAGTACTGATGGTAAAAATGATGCTGTGGACTCACTTAAAATGGTCAACATAAATTTAAAGAAGCCGTAACGCAACTTACATAAAATTAAAAGTTgtaattatgtattttgtttgagattgaaaacaaaataaatggataaataaactgtaataataaaatatatatgagaAATGACAAtgataaacaaactcaaactgaTGAGGAATACCATTATGACCAACTTTATAGCCCAGGAAATTATTACCAGCTGTAATCTCTCAACATAGACGCTAACTTTCTCTACAAGTTGGTCTACAAGAGTTAATCCATTTATAGTTCAACTGCCGACAGCTCAAGTTTTAAAGTTAGCTTTTTCAAATATGATCCAGTGGTCTAGCAATCCAATTTAAATCCTGTTGACCAACTCTAAAATTTGCCCATTTCTTCTACATCTAACACATAAACTACAGATAAAATGTAATACTAAAACACATGCAGATCtgattgtatgtttttgtttggattGTTCTTACCCAACTGGGGGGGTGGCACCAGCGTCCATCTGTCCGTCCAGAATGACCTTATCGTTTTCAAGCTCTCCGATGATTTTGTCGATTCGTCCGATCATTCGGTTCACCCTTTTGGACAGACGCTGACTGGCCTTAGACTCCTCCACGGCCTTCTCCTGTCCCGACTTGGAGAGCTCCTTCTTTATCTCCTCCAAGTCCTAAgagaaaacataacatttatatGAGGCTTAAGTTTCCAAGGGGAATGTGTTTGAcattcaaatacaaataagaacaACTTGGTAATATTAGTCACACTGCTTATTTTGGCAAACTGAAAATGTAAGATATTTCAAAATCTTGACCATAActaagatgatgatgatgataatgattcAAATACGGATCACTTCCTCCACAGTTTCAGTATAAACCTGTGCAAAACACTGATAATACCATTTTCCCTACACAATGCAATATGACTCACCTCGTTGTATTCTTGAACATCATCTTTCaattcctccagctcttctttctCCAAAGTCAACAGCCGTTTCTGCTCCTTCAGTTTGGTACAAGCGTCGCTCAGAAGGTCAATCTCCTCTTTGGTGATTTCCTCATCCTACAATAACAACATTCaacatttaaatacacaacTGAGTACCACAACACTGGCACATTGGGACACAACACATCACAACATGGACAGCACGAAAACCTCCAACTGTGAGAGGGAAAGGCTGACTCAAAGGAACCATGAGGTAAAAAATAATGTGAGTTTGATCAGTATGTGCAAATAATCCAGAGTTTGCTTTACCAATGTAACAACTAGAGTATCTCATTTAGGAAGCCAGAACACAATATCTCTCCATAAAGTCCAGTTTATTGTTATGGTCTGTTTTTCATCCAATATGAGAatgcacaaacttagatttaaaGCATTTTATGACCTGCTTGAATCTGGTCAGCATCAACTGTCACTTCATTACACCAATGAAACTTGTAATTTTGTTTACTTCCATTTAGACAGGGGAGGTCTTACTAAGTCCTAGTCTATGATGAAATTTCACACGAAACAATAGCCTGGATTAGATGCAGGGGCTGTTAGGGCCACTTGTGGGGGAGCTTTGGGAGTAAAGGCCAGGGGCCATAATGGGCAGATATTGTACAGGGGGAAAAACACAGTGGTTTGGAGGAAAGGGGCAGGTTTATTTCTGACCTGGAAGTGAAGGTGAAAAGTGTGCCACTGTTCATACTGTGGTGCCATtaggaaaaaaaattataaatggtTATTGTTTTGTGTACTAAGAACTTTACAGTTTAGTTGTATGAAAAGACAAGAGTGTTAACCATTTTAGAAATAAGAGTTCACTTTATATTATGCCTTAGAGAAATCAAACATACATGATCCTAAAAAGATTTATGAAAGCTAAAAATGGAGCACAAAAGTAAATTTAAGCATTGATAATATACAATGTATTACCTTCAGTCCTTCTACAACAGGAGCAGTGTCTCTCAGGATCTCTGAATGAGCAGAAACTTCCACATTGGACTTAACTTGTTTTTCTTCAAGCTCGAGTTCATCCtgccataaaaacataaaatcatgtTATCAGAATTGCCATTATtttgtcccatttatttataaaCTAGAGAAAGTAAAACTGCCTGGCAAATACAATAAGAGTTACAAATTGCATTAGGTGAATAGTCAAATCCCATTATTCCTCTCAAATATTCCTGATAGTGCTCCCCCGGGTACCTTTGCTGCCTTCTCCGCAGCATCAGCGATTCGTTCCATTTCCCGCTCCTTGTTGTCCTGTCGAATGGCTGCCTCCTCTTTCAGGGTGGTTTCCACTTTGGTTTTATTGTCCACTTTAGAGAGCTCCATCTCTGCTGCCATTAGCTGTGCCTCCTTTGTCTGCAAATACAATGTTGAAGgagatttattattttgttttccacGTATTCATTATGACAGGTAGCATAAGTTAATCTtgaatttgtttaaaatttgtatttcttttaaatggctccaaaccaggactaaacttaaaCAACATTACCATAGtaaatgtctgtgtttgtttaagCATTGattagtctttatttagtctGGGATCAATTTAAAGTATACCAGCTACATCCAAGTATAGTGTTATTTAGGTCTAATAAATATGACATTTTGAGCAGATCGTGTCATGGCTTGCAACTTACAGAGCTCTTCTCTATAGACCACTTTTAGACACAATTTAGCGGCTCGACTAAGTAACGATTGAAAAGCCAATATTTTggcatttatttagaaaaaaggGAATCACAGCTTTGATACATATAGTTATACATACCACAGTCTCTGGCAGGGTTTGTAGAGTTGTCTTAAGTTGGTCAGCTGGGGACAGTGTATCTGGGAGGTACATGGCCCGAGACAGTAACAAAAGAGAGGTAGGAATCTGCTGGTTCAAGTGCAACTCCAGCCActgataaaatataaacaacatattACATTCAATGCAACATAAGTGATATGTATTATCATTACAATGTAAAGTAtaaagtaacacatttttagTTAAAGAGTTATAACTGactcaaaatgtacttttagctTTAACAGTTTTACCTGGCTCAGCTgttccctcagtctctcctctgtgACTCCCAAAGACCTCATTCCTCGGACACGACACGCCGCTTGGACCTCGTTCACATTCAAACTCGCCACTCCCTCTTCGGCAATCAGCTGGAAAGAGAAAGTCAGAGTTTAACACACCaaatttatttaataaaagattttaaaagagagacagaaattgTACCTTATCATCAGCACGTATGGCCCTGAGTTTCATAATGAGTTGAAAGCGGAGGAAGTTGTTTGTGCCGATGGACTGTAGCTCCAGAAGGCGGCAGAGGGCTACGAGCTGAGGCCGTGTCAGGTTGTCCAGGGTAAGTTCATCCTCAAAGAGTTTGGAGAAACGGATGATCTGCTCGTTACTGGGACGCTCGCCAGAGTCACGGATCTGTTGGataaaaatatcattaaaacttaaataagtTACACATATTCTTCCTTCATTTCAACACACTGaacattgttttttattcaataCAAAAAACAGGGCAGATAATGATGAGATCAAGGAGCTACTGTACTTTACCAACTTGATCTCTATTTAACCTTGTTCAAATATCAAAATGAAACCACAGTTCACCGTCTTCACCACTAGATGGTCCCAGTGAACCAGTACCATCTGTAACTCCACTGACCTTCTGGAAAAACGTGGAGAACTCCTCTGTCACATTTCCTTGTGTCACCTTGTTCCTCAGTGCAATTTCCTCGATGGTATCCTGTAAGAACTTAGCCATCTCTAGTTTCAccctcagctccttcttcaatCTCTCCTCCTGTAAATAGAAAACACATACTGgtatgtttaaaaagttaatACTGCAGTTTGGCAACTCCAAGAATAACTACAGAAGGGTAATTTACAGTAAAGCTGTGGAACTATCATATCCCTTATAATTAGACTACAGTGTAAGAGGATTGACCTTTGCTATATTGAGGCTGTCTGATCATCTCAGGCCTTCTATATAAGATCGATTTCCTTTAAGAGTAACTTAGATTAATCCTAATGGGAAGAAATTTGATCAGTgaataaaaaatagtaaattAGCTGTTAGGTGAGAACAGGATTTAAATTTGAAATggtaacaaataaaatcaaatgaatgTAATAACAAGACAATAAGACAATATTGTGTCAATTTTCACAAGCTTCTTTCAAACTGGCTTATCAGTGTCAAGTATGTAGCTTTGATGTTTATTCTCAATCAGCAAACTGTGTCTCATTTGTATCAACAAGTGCACCAGCATAcagtattaaattaaatttcacTCAGATGAGTGATTGGGTGTACTCCCGTGCAGTACCTTCTTGGACTGAGTCTCAAAGGTGGACGGCAGCATGTTGGGGAAGAGTTTGAGAGCAACAGGAAGCAGGAACTCCATAAAAGGAACGATGATGAAAACCAGGAAGGGGAGCAGCCTGAAGACGTCCGCACATGTTCTGAGAAACTGGAGACAGAATCAGAAACACTGTCAAGACACACGTGGAGTTACTACTTCCGATTTTTCTGGTTAGactgtgatatttttctttttttttttttaagtatttacatttgtttatttggtaTAGGACAAGACCTTATGAGATAAAACTGCACATATGGAGAATGACTTGTGAGATTGTTTCCATGCGTTTACATTTGGCTTGGAAAAAAGGGGGGAATCTCTGGTCTGTTATGTTTTGAGAAGCACAAAAGCAGTTCTACAAtgacagcaaaacaaaaatgtcaggCCAATATTGTGAACGCAGCTCTACAATTTATACATTATcattatgtcaaaatctcatctCGTCCTTGTGGGAATTGTGTCTTGTCCCATTCCCATTGATTATTCCAGATttgtattactttatttatcACCTTGGACAGTATTAGTAATAGTCCAGGGTATTGTAGTTCATTCATTCACATCTAGAGGGCCATAGTGAGTATAAAAACCTGCCTGGACCCCATCCTCCTTTGTCCCAGTACAATCACTGCATACAATCGCTCTAATAACAGTTCCCAGAGTCAGCACTACAGTCCCGCTACTGTCGCATAGAGCACAAGCTACAGAAAACTCCCAATTCACCGCCTTTTAGTCACCTCCAAATACAACCCCAAAATACTACAGCTCATATTGACCAATGCCCAGTGACGCCCTGAATGAGTCAGAAGATCCAGAAAGCATGCCCCAGGACCAGAAGGGCGAAGGATTTAAATCGGTACAACTGAAAAGCCCATTGTCCACTTGCCTATTGACATGTATATCATTACCTCTGCTATACATCAAAGTTTGGGGGAGGTGTAGCCCTAAAGTATTGAAATGTGAAGAAGGGAGATTAAGGAGGCAAACTGTGCAGGTTGAAGTGAATGAGAAGTGGATGGGCTTGGGAGAGGGCTCAGAGGGAGTCAGATGCATGTGAAAAGGTGAAGAAAAGTGACTGAATTTAATGCAAAATTGGTGAAACATTGCAGAAGCGTTTTAAAGCTACTTGTAGGAGTGCTATGTTTATGAATTtatcaaagtgctttaaagtgATTTGAAACTATCTATCTCCATTAGTACAATTTCCCTTTGACTAAAAAGAAATAGGGCTGTCTCAATcaatttaaaattacaatttaagGTGACAGTTACCAAATCACAAAGGCAGCCATTGTTTAGACAGAAAAATCTTGTGGCTGCTGTTTAGACTTCTAGAAATATTCTGAAATacattcttgtgttagtttatcagttcatgaCAGACACAttaaatctcaaatctaatcgtaatACTTGACAGAAAAAattgctttatggtttggttacagtattaactttttttctttatatttacttcaatatATCATGTTATGGTGCCAGGTCTGTCTGTTGCTGTTATAAACGATGGGTTGTAATTAAGAATCAAACGTGAACAATCCACTTGACACTTCTACTTTACATTTTCCAACAGCAATTTAACtttcaaaaaaatttaaatgctGCAGGTAATGACTGTACGAGACCTAAATGTTCACATCTAAGTGATATATATCAGGAAACACTGGGTCCATACATAAAGGTGTCTGAGCCCTGGAGCTACTACGTCTGCCTTTACAGGTTTTGTAAGACAAGTTACATCACACCCTCAGAAAGTGTGCAGTCCAATTGTGACAGTTATGAAGAGCCCTCCACCTGCTGTGtgaatgtactgtatgtgtgcaTTGTATAACACCAGTAGTACCTGCATTCAACAAAGCAGAGGTGTACtttttcataaaaaataaataaataacaaatataatcaTATTGTCatgcaaagaacaaaattactcaaaacaaGTGTAGAAAAACTTTTTTAAAGAGCGCTTAAGTATATATTCCAACATGAAACCATACTTTTGCCCATGGGATGGAACTTTCTGTTAATGTTTACAAACTTGATTTTGCTCATTTAAACTGAagcaactttttatttccatgaattattattattttattttgtaattcttACCATTGTTGGCAATAAACTGATGAATGACACAGTAGCCCTATAGtatgttttaaatatatgcaTGAGGTTATGATTTTCTGCAGCAGCAgcactcttttctttctctcaacACTAAAATGACAATGTAGACATGCCATTAGaacagtgtttttcaaccactgtgccgtggcacactagtgtgccgtgagatattgtctggtgtgccgtaggaaattatccaattacacctaactggtctaaaaaatatcaggtttcacactgagtgagtagaaatattttattttattataaaatgctttatttgtgtgtttatttgattcctgttcaaaataatctgatgagaattactttatattgtaaatataggatgcagagtttcatttttttaacattttctgcttGTGGTATGCCTCgtgattttttcaatgaaaaaaatgtgccttggctcaaaaaaggttgaaatacacTGCATTAGAAAGAGGAATTTGTGCAGCCATGCCTACAATGTTAGTTTTGGTCTACTTTTTCTCCTTAAAATCTGTCAGAAAAGCTCGATCGACGTTTAGCAGCCCTAAGTCCATCCCACAGGAGAGCAGAGCTGGCCCTGACCCAAACCAGGATCAATGGCTGGACCTTGACCTGAGCTAACCCTGGAGCTCCTCTCTCAGCATGGCACCTGTATCTCAGATTACAGCAGCACCCACCGGGCTCCTATCCAAATCAACGGTATCAAGACGAGCCACACTATATTACAATGAGCCCCATAGAGAGAACACTGCCATAACATACCAAATATCAAATAAGTAGCTACAAAAATACAATCACCTTAAATCTCTTAATACtattttaaaaatgaacattGACCCTTACGGAAAGAATAAAGCAGAGCACAGTGTTTACAAAATTAGCCTGCATGGCTAACTGGCACTTTTACATGCTGTACTAACACATGTTGAtcaatgtgcactgtcccatatttaataaataaacataaacatatttaccgcttcaaattatattttaactATCTGTTATGATATACTAATTTAATGCAGAGTGTCGTATCAGGAAACACTACATatactatatatttatatactatAAATAAGTAGTACAAGTGTACTACTTATTTATAGTGAAAGCTGTTGTTAATGGGTAATTCTAAATACAAATTCACTTTaccagtgcaataaaaaaaaaaaaaaaaaaacacatttttggtgTACTAATAATTAATGTAAAACTAGGCCTGTGATTACAATACATAGTTGgataacattatttaaaacttCCCTACAAGTTATTAGGCCATTAAACCGCACAAAAAACACTCCGTTAGCAAGAAATTAGCTGGAAGGCCTCCACATGACTTTTGTACCAAGCTTTTTGCATATTTGGTTTTTAAGTGGGTTGTGCTCATTAGTTTCATTACTTACCGGTAGTTCCTTAAAAGCTTTAACTGATGAATTGATTGATGTACAATTTTTACAATAGAATGTAAATATTTGACCTTTTCTTGAAATCACTTCAGTAACCAGCTTATGAAGTCAATATGTTACTGTTCCGAGGACAAGAGGTTTAGAAAGATCTCCCAGTGAGTAAACAGTCAGCGTGGATCCAGTTTCTCTAATTAATCTCATTAGGCCCGACAGACTGAGGATTAAACACAGTGGGCTGTCAGACTGCAGCCTGTGATCTGAGATTCTCAGGCAGATGGGGAACAGCATCTAGTGAGTTAGCTGTATTATATGTTCAAGGATTTCATTCATCCAACTTCTGCAATTTCATGGGTTTGGTATATACCACATTAACTGCATAATACTACAAatctgaaatgtatttgttaaatattagtcaaacatttatttttttttactgatactTTAAGAATGTATCATTTCTTATGAAACTCAaatttctgttttagttttgcCAGAGCATTACACTTTGTCTTCAAAGTTGCACAGACAAATAATTTAGCATTGTAAAAAAGAAGGATAGACAATGTTGTAGATGACTTGTCAAATAAGacgaaaaatgaaaaaaatgatgaaaaatgagcacTACTGCCTCTCCCCTCCCACTCACCTGTCGTCTTTCTCTGCGGGACAAGGTGTGTCCATTCAGCACCGTCCACAGCATTCGTCCTGCGATAGTAGTATCGACCCACAGGAGCCTAAATCCGTGATAGTAATGTTTAATCTCATCTACGACTCTCTGCCTTATTGTCCGTCTGACTGGTTCTGCGTCCAAAGTGGGACTGTACACAGGACCCCCTTCCTCtaatttcttcttttcttttagaGTTCGTAATGACTTTTCCACTTTAGAGTCGTCCCACCTCCTGCAGGACGTGTGGACCCATCGCACTCCACAGATGTCCCTCGTCCGTGCTATCGTCCAGGGGGGAGAGGTGACAGAGGGTTGGGGGTATGAAGGGACCAGAGCACAGTAAAGCTGAGAGTCCAGGTTGGGACAGAGGGGCTGTACAGAGGAGTCCAAGGACAGGCGAGACGGGCCAAATGCAGACAGTTGGGACAGGACACTGAATCGGTGTCCATCCAACCTGATCAAACATGGAGGGAAATGTTGTTATAAATTGCAAAATATAATTAAGAATTAATTAACATcaacatttaaatatgtatgagtaacttttctgatttttGAACATACTTGTCTTcttagaaatgttattgctttacctagaatgttccacaggatggcAATAAACGTATCTCCATAATAGACAGGTAGGTTGCCTAGtaacaggtcacatctgtggacagGTGACCTCGCAATAAAAACTTGTcgaggtatttctgagcaataaaaacacctgtagttcaataaatgcaagacagaaaaggatgccatgctgtggagcatttcagatgaagcaataacatctccatggagacaagtgcgGCCAGCAGAAAAGTACAATGAATGGCATATAAAAAACTTCCCTATACAAATATGCCCAACACAAACATAATCcagataaattagatttttaatatatttttaaaatttttttaatTCTTCTTACTTTTGGCTGGAGAGTCTGACAGCTGCACAGTTCATACAGGTACCATCTTGTAGTGTCTCTGaaagataaaacacaaaacacgtgAGCAATTTTCTTTGCAAGGTTTAACATGGGCAGGTCTTCGTAGAAGaccttttgtttttccttcaaATACAAGGTGTGTCAATTCAAAAGATGTATTAAGTAatacacttcatgacatcatttaACAAAATCCTTTCTAAGAAAATCTTTTA from Periophthalmus magnuspinnatus isolate fPerMag1 chromosome 22, fPerMag1.2.pri, whole genome shotgun sequence includes these protein-coding regions:
- the letm1 gene encoding mitochondrial proton/calcium exchanger protein isoform X2; amino-acid sequence: MALILFTRTRAPLMKTSRSLKNEFRKGKETLQDGTCMNCAAVRLSSQKLDGHRFSVLSQLSAFGPSRLSLDSSVQPLCPNLDSQLYCALVPSYPQPSVTSPPWTIARTRDICGVRWVHTSCRRWDDSKVEKSLRTLKEKKKLEEGGPVYSPTLDAEPVRRTIRQRVVDEIKHYYHGFRLLWVDTTIAGRMLWTVLNGHTLSRRERRQFLRTCADVFRLLPFLVFIIVPFMEFLLPVALKLFPNMLPSTFETQSKKEERLKKELRVKLEMAKFLQDTIEEIALRNKVTQGNVTEEFSTFFQKIRDSGERPSNEQIIRFSKLFEDELTLDNLTRPQLVALCRLLELQSIGTNNFLRFQLIMKLRAIRADDKLIAEEGVASLNVNEVQAACRVRGMRSLGVTEERLREQLSQWLELHLNQQIPTSLLLLSRAMYLPDTLSPADQLKTTLQTLPETVTKEAQLMAAEMELSKVDNKTKVETTLKEEAAIRQDNKEREMERIADAAEKAAKDELELEEKQVKSNVEVSAHSEILRDTAPVVEGLKDEEITKEEIDLLSDACTKLKEQKRLLTLEKEELEELKDDVQEYNEDLEEIKKELSKSGQEKAVEESKASQRLSKRVNRMIGRIDKIIGELENDKVILDGQMDAGATPPVGLFLTKYSDATRENLVSIDELIGVMRQIQNIPEHKLQSIADALDDNKDGKIDIDDVIKVVELIDKEDIDISTSQVADIMVMLQKEEKLMEKEKAKDKMEKEQAVNRNI
- the letm1 gene encoding mitochondrial proton/calcium exchanger protein isoform X4; this encodes MALILFTRTRAPLMKTSRSLKNEFRKGKETLQDGTCMNCAAVRLSSQKLDGHRFSVLSQLSAFGPSRLSLDSSVQPLCPNLDSQLYCALVPSYPQPSVTSPPWTIARTRDICGVRWVHTSCRRWDDSKVEKSLRTLKEKKKLEEGGPVYSPTLDAEPVRRTIRQRVVDEIKHYYHGFRLLWVDTTIAGRMLWTVLNGHTLSRRERRQFLRTCADVFRLLPFLVFIIVPFMEFLLPVALKLFPNMLPSTFETQSKKEERLKKELRVKLEMAKFLQDTIEEIALRNKVTQGNVTEEFSTFFQKIRDSGERPSNEQIIRFSKLFEDELTLDNLTRPQLVALCRLLELQSIGTNNFLRFQLIMKLRAIRADDKLIAEEGVASLNVNEVQAACRVRGMRSLGVTEERLREQLSQWLELHLNQQIPTSLLLLSRAMYLPDTLSPADQLKTTLQTLPETVTKEAQLMAAEMELSKVDNKTKVETTLKEEAAIRQDNKEREMERIADAAEKAAKDELELEEKQVKSNVEVSAHSEILRDTAPVVEGLKDEEITKEEIDLLSDACTKLKEQKRLLTLEKEELEELKDDVQEYNEDLEEIKKELSKSGQEKAVEESKASQRLSKRVNRMIGRIDKIIGELENDKVILDGQMDAGATPPVGENLVSIDELIGVMRQIQNIPEHKLQSIADALDDNKDGKIDIDDVIKVVELIDKEDIDISTSQVADIMVMLQKEEKLMEKEKAKDKMEKEQAVNRNI